One segment of Alistipes finegoldii DSM 17242 DNA contains the following:
- a CDS encoding MFS transporter — protein MKIKTGKGTITLTVLLAIWSVSAIASLPGLAISPILGDLNRIFPKATDLEIQMLTSLPSLLIIPFVLLSGRLSVGRDKLRILTVGLAVFFLSGVACIFAKSMAWLIVISCILGIGAGMVIPLSTGLVVDYFTGDYRVRQLGYSSAINNLTLVLATVVAGYLADVNWHLPFLVYTLPGVSLALSFFLRRGRSTPEPEQSIQMRHKMIDRRKLVGLMLFYFFATYAVLVVTFYASFLVDDYKIDSSFSGVLISLFFLAIMVPGLFIDKIIRRLTRSVNLVSLALICAGLLCVGIFRDKTMLVVGVLCAGFGYGVIQPVIYDKAATIAPPRSATLALSFVMAMNYLAVMVCPFIVDLFRHLFGTHSDRFPFFFNAALVLALTLVTFRRRDDFILGLDESYYKN, from the coding sequence ATGAAAATCAAAACAGGAAAAGGTACGATCACGCTTACGGTATTGCTGGCGATCTGGTCCGTGTCGGCGATCGCCTCGCTGCCGGGACTTGCCATATCTCCGATTCTGGGGGATCTGAACCGGATATTTCCCAAAGCCACCGACCTCGAAATTCAGATGCTGACCTCGCTTCCGTCGCTGCTTATCATCCCCTTCGTGCTGCTTTCGGGACGCCTCTCCGTGGGCAGGGACAAACTCCGGATTCTCACCGTCGGACTTGCGGTCTTCTTCCTGAGCGGCGTCGCCTGCATTTTTGCCAAGAGCATGGCGTGGCTGATCGTCATCAGCTGTATTCTCGGCATCGGCGCAGGCATGGTGATTCCGCTTTCGACGGGACTCGTGGTCGATTATTTCACGGGCGATTACCGCGTGCGCCAGCTGGGCTACAGTTCGGCGATCAACAACCTGACCCTCGTGCTGGCCACCGTCGTCGCCGGCTATCTGGCCGATGTGAACTGGCATCTGCCCTTTCTGGTCTATACCCTGCCGGGCGTCTCGCTGGCCCTGTCGTTTTTCCTCAGGCGCGGACGCTCCACTCCCGAACCGGAGCAGAGCATCCAGATGCGCCATAAGATGATTGACCGCCGCAAGCTCGTCGGGCTGATGCTGTTCTATTTTTTCGCCACCTACGCCGTGCTGGTCGTGACGTTCTACGCCTCGTTTCTTGTCGACGACTACAAGATAGACAGCTCGTTCTCCGGCGTGCTGATCTCGCTTTTCTTTCTGGCGATCATGGTGCCGGGACTCTTCATCGACAAGATTATCCGGCGGCTGACGCGCAGCGTCAATCTCGTCTCGCTCGCATTGATCTGCGCCGGGCTGCTCTGCGTGGGTATTTTCCGCGACAAGACGATGCTCGTCGTCGGGGTTTTGTGCGCGGGCTTCGGCTACGGCGTGATCCAGCCCGTCATTTACGACAAGGCGGCGACGATCGCTCCGCCGCGCTCGGCGACGCTGGCGCTGTCGTTCGTGATGGCGATGAACTATCTGGCCGTGATGGTCTGTCCCTTTATCGTGGACCTTTTCCGGCATCTGTTCGGAACCCACAGCGACCGTTTCCCGTTTTTCTTCAATGCGGCGCTGGTGCTGGCGCTCACGCTCGTCACGTTCCGCCGCCGGGACGATTTCATTCTCGGACTCGACGAATCCTATTACAAAAATTAG
- a CDS encoding homoserine dehydrogenase, with protein sequence MGKIKIGLFGFGVVGQGIYEVVRKSKNANAEIVKICVRSLDKPRSIDRSHFTDSPAEILDNPEIDLIVEVIDDAKASYDIVKSALLKGIPVVSGNKTMLAHHLPEMIEIQKKHNVALLYDASSCGSIPVIRNLEEYYDNDLLLEVKGILNGSSNYILSRVFDHKDSYANALAQAQALGFAESDPSFDIGGYDSLFKLVIITVHALGTYVAPERIFTYGISTIHDADIQYAREKNVKIKLVAQVVKVSDEHFTMFVMPEFVTPAKYIYSVDDEYNGVVIRGECYDRQFMFGKGAGSLPTASSILSDIMARLHGYRYEYKKLSYIQKPDYTTDITLKIYVRYTDTDIHGILNFTKIHEQYTSEKSNYVIGDILLSELIAKRDRLCGDDVFVANIPIFFLNRD encoded by the coding sequence ATGGGTAAAATTAAAATCGGCCTGTTCGGATTCGGCGTCGTCGGACAAGGTATTTACGAAGTGGTCCGCAAATCGAAGAACGCCAATGCCGAAATCGTCAAAATCTGCGTCCGCTCGCTCGACAAACCCCGTTCGATCGACCGTTCGCACTTCACGGACTCTCCGGCGGAGATCCTCGACAATCCCGAAATCGACCTGATCGTCGAGGTGATCGACGACGCCAAAGCGTCGTACGACATCGTGAAAAGCGCCCTGCTGAAAGGGATTCCCGTCGTTTCGGGCAACAAGACGATGCTGGCGCACCACCTGCCCGAAATGATCGAAATCCAGAAAAAGCACAACGTGGCGCTGCTTTACGACGCTTCGTCGTGCGGTTCGATTCCGGTCATCCGCAACCTCGAAGAGTATTACGACAACGACCTGCTGCTCGAAGTGAAGGGTATCCTGAACGGTTCGTCGAACTACATCCTCTCGCGCGTTTTCGACCACAAGGATTCGTACGCCAACGCACTCGCGCAGGCGCAGGCGCTGGGATTCGCCGAAAGCGACCCGTCGTTCGACATCGGAGGCTACGATTCGCTGTTCAAGCTGGTAATCATCACGGTACACGCACTGGGCACCTATGTCGCGCCGGAGCGTATCTTCACGTACGGCATCTCGACGATTCACGATGCGGACATCCAGTACGCCCGCGAGAAAAACGTCAAAATCAAGCTGGTGGCGCAGGTCGTGAAGGTGAGCGACGAACACTTCACGATGTTCGTCATGCCGGAGTTCGTGACGCCCGCCAAGTATATCTACAGCGTTGACGACGAGTACAACGGCGTGGTGATCCGCGGCGAGTGCTACGACCGGCAGTTCATGTTCGGCAAGGGCGCCGGAAGCCTTCCGACGGCTTCGTCGATCCTGAGCGACATCATGGCCCGCCTGCACGGCTACCGCTACGAATACAAGAAGCTGAGCTATATCCAGAAGCCCGACTATACGACCGACATCACGCTGAAGATATACGTCCGGTACACGGATACCGACATTCACGGCATCCTGAACTTCACGAAGATTCACGAACAGTACACCAGCGAAAAGAGCAACTACGTCATCGGCGACATCCTGTTGAGCGAACTGATCGCCAAACGCGACCGGCTCTGCGGCGACGACGTGTTCGTGGCCAATATTCCGATCTTCTTCCTGAACCGCGACTGA
- a CDS encoding fimbrillin family protein, which translates to MRKILFMALAVLIAAGCAESEKGTLCVKIAPAIRTRVTGLHFDTGDRIGLTISKGSAPYAENVPMTYDGTAFTASGLSWYNDLNEKSVLTAYYPYAEGGRPDEFTVSSDQTQGNGPSDLLAAVKTDVTPVSAPVGMIFYHVMSQLTIVVSNSSSAVVTGVSVGGLVPTAEIDYSMPKAAAKSGVAAAEVKACEVKPGATYRVILAPQQAALTVTVTTDDGRSHTKTLSSAQLESGRRYDMSVLVTNEEIQISLSGDIGDWEDGGSLDGSGGGDDGDDSQTLSYGGVTYRTTTVGETVWMAENLRYVPDEALLTKGIWYPDGNEDAEYVREHGMLYSFTVALGGAQAVSGAPVRGICPEGWHVPYIDELQTLAVGPDCGFTLAGMWNSVSKNYVSSAKSGYLMSAATDDGGSSYSALLFYASGGNPSPSSLPAGNGVSLRCVKDAK; encoded by the coding sequence ATGAGAAAGATTTTGTTCATGGCTCTGGCGGTCCTTATTGCGGCCGGCTGCGCGGAGTCCGAGAAAGGTACGCTTTGCGTGAAGATCGCTCCGGCTATCCGTACGCGCGTCACGGGTCTGCATTTCGATACCGGCGACCGTATCGGTCTGACGATCTCCAAAGGGAGTGCCCCGTACGCCGAGAACGTGCCGATGACCTACGACGGCACGGCTTTTACGGCGTCCGGGCTGTCGTGGTACAACGACCTGAATGAAAAGTCCGTATTGACGGCCTATTATCCCTATGCCGAAGGCGGAAGACCCGACGAATTCACCGTCTCCTCGGACCAGACGCAGGGCAACGGGCCGTCCGACCTGCTGGCGGCCGTGAAAACCGATGTTACGCCCGTTTCGGCGCCTGTCGGCATGATTTTCTACCATGTGATGTCGCAGCTGACGATCGTGGTCTCCAACAGTTCGAGTGCGGTGGTGACCGGAGTCAGCGTCGGCGGACTCGTTCCGACGGCCGAGATCGACTATTCGATGCCGAAGGCGGCGGCCAAAAGCGGCGTTGCCGCTGCGGAGGTCAAAGCCTGCGAGGTGAAGCCCGGCGCTACCTATCGCGTGATACTGGCGCCCCAGCAGGCCGCCCTGACCGTCACGGTCACCACGGACGACGGCAGGAGCCACACTAAAACCCTCTCTTCGGCACAGCTCGAAAGCGGCAGACGGTACGATATGTCGGTTCTCGTTACCAACGAGGAGATCCAAATTTCGCTCAGCGGCGATATCGGTGATTGGGAAGACGGCGGATCGCTCGACGGCAGCGGCGGCGGTGACGACGGCGACGATTCGCAGACGCTCTCCTACGGGGGCGTGACCTACCGGACGACGACTGTCGGGGAGACGGTCTGGATGGCCGAGAACCTGCGCTATGTGCCCGACGAAGCGTTGCTGACGAAGGGCATTTGGTATCCCGACGGCAACGAAGATGCGGAGTACGTCCGCGAACACGGCATGCTGTACAGCTTTACTGTGGCGCTGGGCGGCGCACAGGCCGTTTCCGGCGCTCCGGTCCGGGGAATCTGCCCGGAGGGCTGGCATGTACCTTATATCGACGAACTGCAAACGCTGGCCGTGGGTCCCGATTGCGGATTTACGCTCGCCGGCATGTGGAATTCCGTTTCAAAGAACTATGTCTCGTCTGCTAAAAGCGGTTATCTGATGAGCGCCGCGACCGACGACGGGGGAAGCAGCTACAGTGCGCTGTTGTTCTATGCGTCCGGCGGCAATCCGTCGCCTTCATCGCTGCCGGCGGGTAACGGAGTTTCGCTTCGCTGCGTGAAAGACGCGAAATAG
- a CDS encoding homoserine O-acetyltransferase family protein has protein sequence MEPRIYIAPGPFRLETGHTLPELKIAYHTYGELNAAHDNVVWVCHALTANSDVADWWPHTVETGKFLDPARHFVVCANILGSHYGTTGPLHTNPQTGTPYYRDFPPFTIRDIVRAHILLADALGIGRIGALVGSSVGGFQAVEWAVTEPQRIGKLVLIATSAKASPWSIAIDETQRMAIEADRTFGEPRDDAGMAGLAAARAIGLLTYRGSLGYNLTQQDREELPAVHRASSYQQYQGEKLCRRYNAYSYYAILNAFDTHDAGRGRGGVAAALSRIAARTIVVGITTDIIFTPTEMRDLQGMIAGSVYHEIDSPFGHDGFLVEHEQLNDILRPFMNNE, from the coding sequence ATGGAACCCCGCATTTACATAGCCCCCGGACCGTTCCGGCTGGAAACGGGACACACGCTGCCGGAGCTGAAGATCGCCTATCACACCTACGGCGAACTGAACGCCGCGCACGACAACGTGGTGTGGGTATGCCATGCGCTGACGGCCAATTCGGACGTCGCGGACTGGTGGCCGCACACGGTCGAAACGGGGAAGTTCCTCGATCCGGCGCGTCATTTCGTCGTCTGCGCCAACATCCTCGGCTCGCACTACGGCACGACGGGACCGCTTCATACGAATCCGCAAACCGGCACACCGTACTACCGGGATTTCCCGCCCTTCACGATCCGCGACATCGTGCGGGCGCACATCCTGCTGGCCGACGCCCTCGGCATCGGACGCATCGGCGCGCTGGTCGGAAGTTCGGTGGGCGGATTTCAGGCCGTCGAATGGGCCGTCACGGAGCCGCAGCGCATCGGCAAACTGGTGCTGATCGCCACCTCGGCCAAGGCGTCGCCGTGGAGCATCGCCATCGACGAGACACAGCGCATGGCCATCGAAGCCGACCGGACGTTCGGCGAGCCGCGCGACGACGCGGGAATGGCCGGTCTTGCGGCGGCCCGCGCCATCGGCCTGCTGACCTACAGGGGATCGCTGGGCTACAACCTCACGCAGCAGGACCGCGAGGAGCTTCCGGCCGTGCACCGCGCATCGAGCTACCAGCAGTATCAGGGAGAGAAGCTCTGCAGACGCTACAACGCCTACTCCTATTACGCCATTCTCAACGCATTCGACACCCACGACGCAGGACGCGGACGCGGCGGGGTAGCGGCCGCCCTGAGTCGGATCGCGGCTCGCACGATCGTCGTCGGCATTACGACCGACATCATCTTCACCCCGACCGAGATGCGTGACCTGCAAGGCATGATCGCCGGAAGCGTCTACCACGAAATAGACTCGCCGTTCGGACACGACGGATTTCTGGTCGAGCACGAACAGCTGAACGACATCCTCCGTCCGTTCATGAATAACGAATAA
- a CDS encoding O-acetylhomoserine aminocarboxypropyltransferase/cysteine synthase family protein, with product MTPKNYRFETLQVHAGQQPDPVTGSRALPIYQTTSYVFDSAEQGAARFALREEGNIYTRLSNPTTSVFEERMAALEGGTAAVAAASGMAAQYLAFSNLVEAGDNIVSTSFLYGGTFSQFKHTFARIGVEVRFAQGDDIRSIASLMDDRTKAVYLETIGNPEFNVPDFEPIVALAHKHGIAVVTDNTFGAGGFLCRPIEWGVNVVTHSATKWIGGHGTSLGGVVVDGGNFDWGNGRYPLLSEPSEGYHGFNFWKECGKTAFATRTRCEGLRDIGPCISPFNAFLLTQGLETLSLRVQRSVDNALAVAEWLEKHPKIEHVSYPGLKSSKYHTLAKKYLRNGFGGVLTFRVKGSAEQASKIVDNLGLISHLANVGDAKTLLIHPASTTHAQLGEQELAASGVYPNLLRLSLGIEHIDDIKEDLNEALKHL from the coding sequence ATGACTCCGAAAAACTACCGATTCGAAACGCTGCAGGTACACGCAGGCCAGCAGCCCGATCCCGTGACCGGTTCGCGCGCACTGCCGATCTACCAGACCACGTCCTATGTTTTCGACAGCGCCGAACAGGGCGCGGCACGCTTCGCCCTGCGCGAAGAGGGTAACATCTACACCCGTCTGAGCAATCCCACGACTTCGGTTTTCGAAGAGCGCATGGCTGCGCTCGAAGGGGGCACGGCGGCCGTGGCCGCCGCATCGGGCATGGCCGCCCAGTATCTGGCGTTCAGCAATCTGGTCGAAGCGGGCGACAATATCGTCAGCACGTCGTTCCTCTACGGCGGCACGTTCAGCCAGTTCAAGCATACGTTCGCCCGCATCGGCGTCGAAGTGCGCTTCGCTCAGGGCGACGACATCCGAAGCATCGCATCGCTCATGGACGACCGTACGAAAGCGGTTTATCTGGAAACGATCGGCAATCCCGAATTCAACGTACCCGACTTCGAACCCATCGTCGCGCTGGCGCACAAGCACGGCATTGCGGTAGTGACCGACAATACGTTCGGCGCGGGCGGATTCCTCTGCCGGCCGATCGAATGGGGCGTGAACGTCGTGACGCACTCGGCGACCAAGTGGATCGGCGGGCACGGCACGAGTCTGGGCGGGGTAGTCGTGGACGGCGGCAACTTCGACTGGGGCAACGGCAGATATCCGCTGCTGAGCGAACCCTCGGAGGGATATCACGGCTTTAATTTCTGGAAAGAGTGCGGCAAAACCGCCTTTGCGACCCGCACCCGCTGCGAAGGGCTGCGCGACATCGGCCCCTGCATCAGCCCGTTCAACGCGTTCCTGCTGACGCAGGGACTCGAAACGCTCTCGCTGCGCGTACAGCGCAGCGTGGACAACGCACTTGCGGTCGCGGAGTGGCTGGAAAAGCATCCCAAGATCGAACACGTCAGCTATCCGGGACTCAAAAGCAGCAAGTACCACACGCTGGCGAAGAAATACCTCCGCAACGGTTTCGGCGGCGTGCTGACGTTCCGCGTGAAAGGCAGTGCGGAGCAGGCGTCGAAGATCGTAGACAACCTCGGTCTGATCAGCCATCTGGCCAACGTCGGCGACGCGAAAACGCTGCTCATACACCCCGCATCGACCACCCACGCCCAGCTCGGCGAACAGGAACTGGCCGCTTCGGGCGTATATCCCAACCTGCTGCGGCTTTCGCTCGGCATCGAGCATATCGACGACATAAAGGAAGACCTGAACGAAGCGCTGAAACATCTGTAA